Proteins found in one Paenibacillus dendritiformis genomic segment:
- a CDS encoding macrolide family glycosyltransferase codes for MSKIVFFSIPAHGHTNPTIPVVTELVNRGHQVWYYSFLEFQGKIEGAGAAFIACDEFLPQLSHKELNRKVGKDFAALIEMVADTTIALDEKVCKELREIQPDCIVSDSLCFWGKLFAKKLGIPYICSTTTFAFNQYTAKLMKRGFIELWRMIVGLPRINKKIQLLKDHGYEVENFVSIIQNNNETDTIVYTAKEFQPMAGTFSERYAFVGPSIRQSPPVQNNKKDRKIIYVSLGTILNQNQDFYQNLIQAFADTDYDVVMSVGEKTEISSLGTIPGNFTVKNFVDQISVLQTADVFITHCGMNSANESLYFGVPMVLFPQHSEQRVVADRVAELGAGLKLKGKKPKDLATAVSEVFANRTYQENAQKLSETFQNAGGAVEAANVILTKIREKSYK; via the coding sequence ATGAGCAAAATTGTATTTTTTTCGATACCCGCACATGGTCATACCAATCCGACCATTCCGGTGGTAACCGAGTTAGTCAATAGAGGACATCAAGTTTGGTATTATTCCTTTCTAGAATTTCAGGGGAAAATAGAAGGTGCTGGCGCTGCATTTATTGCTTGTGATGAATTCTTGCCCCAGCTATCACATAAAGAATTGAATCGTAAGGTTGGCAAAGATTTTGCAGCATTGATTGAAATGGTTGCCGATACGACCATTGCTTTGGATGAAAAGGTTTGTAAGGAATTAAGGGAAATTCAGCCGGATTGTATTGTATCCGACTCTTTATGCTTTTGGGGAAAATTATTTGCAAAAAAACTAGGAATTCCATATATTTGTTCGACTACTACCTTTGCTTTTAATCAGTATACAGCGAAACTGATGAAGCGGGGTTTCATAGAATTATGGAGAATGATCGTGGGTTTGCCCCGAATAAACAAAAAAATTCAGTTGTTAAAGGATCATGGGTATGAAGTAGAGAATTTTGTCTCGATTATTCAAAATAATAATGAAACGGACACCATTGTTTATACTGCGAAAGAATTCCAGCCGATGGCGGGTACCTTTTCTGAGCGATATGCTTTTGTCGGACCATCCATCAGGCAGTCTCCGCCGGTACAGAATAATAAAAAAGATAGAAAAATAATCTACGTTTCCCTTGGGACTATACTTAATCAAAATCAAGATTTTTACCAAAACCTTATCCAGGCATTTGCAGATACGGACTATGATGTTGTGATGTCAGTTGGTGAAAAAACTGAGATTTCTTCTCTTGGCACCATACCAGGAAATTTCACTGTGAAAAACTTTGTGGATCAGATATCGGTATTACAGACAGCAGATGTATTTATTACCCATTGCGGCATGAATAGTGCGAATGAAAGCCTGTATTTTGGAGTTCCAATGGTTTTATTTCCGCAACATAGCGAACAAAGAGTAGTGGCTGATCGGGTTGCTGAACTGGGTGCAGGATTAAAATTGAAAGGAAAGAAGCCAAAAGATTTGGCAACAGCGGTATCTGAGGTGTTCGCGAATCGGACATATCAGGAAAATGCGCAGAAACTGTCAGAAACTTTTCAGAATGCTGGCGGTGCAGTAGAAGCAGCCAATGTGATTCTAACTAAAATTCGAGAGAAATCCTACAAGTGA
- a CDS encoding formylglycine-generating enzyme family protein produces MTPINQHPDGSPRPCCAAARGTSLSAEPAAGDRLSGQAGPDCSGLHASTSSTSMDNTAAAVPPDDSVQDARQLLANWDGEAASRPSRDTFILLEGGTFAMGSEDAESFPADGEGPIREVTVGPFRIAPYAVTNEEFARFVAATGYVTEAERFGWSYVFHLLAPDLEEKHVIGRPQGTPWWLGVRQACWHRPEGPGSSVAERMNHPVIHVSWHDAQAYCEWAGTRLPTESEWEFAARGGLERRRYPWGDLLKPDGEHRCNIWQGKFPVKNNASDGYIGTAPVDAFEPNGYGLYNVAGNVWEWCADWFTANPDERGPADQPRGPQTGTERVMKGGSYLCHKSYCNRYRVGARSKNTPDSSTGNLGFRCAADAN; encoded by the coding sequence ATGACTCCAATCAACCAACATCCAGACGGTTCACCGCGGCCTTGCTGCGCCGCAGCGCGCGGCACCTCCCTCTCGGCAGAACCGGCAGCCGGGGATCGCCTGAGCGGACAAGCCGGCCCCGATTGCTCCGGACTCCATGCCTCCACTTCTTCGACGAGCATGGACAATACTGCAGCTGCCGTCCCGCCGGACGATTCTGTCCAGGACGCACGGCAGCTGCTGGCCAATTGGGACGGAGAAGCTGCGTCGCGCCCGTCCCGGGACACCTTCATCCTCCTGGAAGGCGGCACCTTCGCCATGGGCTCGGAGGATGCCGAATCGTTCCCGGCGGACGGGGAAGGACCGATCCGGGAAGTGACGGTCGGCCCCTTCCGGATTGCTCCTTATGCCGTCACGAATGAAGAATTCGCCCGCTTCGTCGCGGCGACGGGCTATGTAACCGAAGCGGAGCGCTTCGGCTGGTCCTACGTCTTCCATCTGCTTGCTCCCGATCTGGAAGAGAAGCACGTCATCGGCCGCCCGCAGGGAACCCCCTGGTGGCTTGGCGTCCGCCAGGCCTGCTGGCATCGTCCGGAAGGCCCCGGCAGCAGCGTCGCCGAACGGATGAACCATCCCGTCATCCACGTGTCATGGCATGATGCCCAGGCCTACTGTGAATGGGCCGGCACGCGCCTCCCCACCGAGAGCGAGTGGGAGTTCGCCGCTCGCGGCGGACTGGAACGCAGACGCTATCCTTGGGGAGATCTGCTGAAGCCGGACGGGGAGCATCGCTGCAACATATGGCAGGGCAAATTCCCCGTCAAAAACAACGCCAGCGACGGATACATCGGCACAGCTCCCGTCGACGCCTTCGAGCCGAACGGCTACGGGCTGTACAACGTCGCCGGCAACGTATGGGAATGGTGCGCGGATTGGTTCACCGCGAACCCGGACGAGCGCGGCCCTGCCGATCAACCGCGCGGACCGCAGACAGGAACGGAACGCGTAATGAAGGGCGGCTCCTACCTGTGTCACAAATCATACTGCAACCGCTACCGCGTCGGGGCACGGAGCAAAAACACCCCCGACAGCTCCACCGGCAACCTCGGCTTCCGCTGCGCAGCCGACGCCAACTGA
- a CDS encoding ROK family protein, whose translation MDNALEQRIPSKKGKELFQRIRRAPEISKNDLVSDSGLTVSTLTRVLDELTALGLIVESGFGASTGGRRPILYRVRAEYGYAFGLDISRTSSRLVLLDTAGQMKAVHVIEMNEQMTPDRLIERVAAHIHTWMDEYRLNSDTALGLGIGAVGPLNRFDGVILQPEYFPAPGWENVPIVAELEQRLQLPVLLDNGANTAIRAEAWANRSMDVRHMLYVHVGIGLRSAMMSDGKLIYGAVDMEGALGQMIIQADGIPNRSANGNYGCLDSYATIYALERETNAMLRIGRRSLLEHIVPRGEPAAFPHIIEALKKHDPLVTELVTQAATYFGVGLANLLNVLHPERVVLGGPFMNINDLYFYTATQTAIRKTYHYPQYQVVFSKGSYGEEALAVGGALMVLDQLTAPISPSPAMHI comes from the coding sequence ATGGATAACGCATTGGAGCAACGCATCCCTTCCAAAAAGGGAAAAGAACTGTTTCAACGAATCCGCCGGGCGCCGGAAATATCGAAAAATGATTTGGTCAGCGACAGCGGACTTACCGTCAGCACGCTGACCCGTGTACTGGATGAGCTCACAGCGCTCGGCCTTATTGTGGAGAGCGGCTTCGGCGCCTCTACGGGCGGGCGGCGTCCGATTCTGTACCGTGTTCGTGCGGAGTACGGCTATGCCTTCGGGCTCGACATCTCCCGGACCTCGTCCCGGCTCGTCCTGCTGGACACGGCCGGACAGATGAAGGCGGTCCACGTCATCGAGATGAACGAACAGATGACGCCGGATCGGCTAATCGAGCGGGTAGCGGCTCATATTCATACATGGATGGACGAGTACCGGCTGAATTCGGATACGGCACTCGGTCTTGGCATCGGCGCTGTCGGACCGCTCAACCGGTTTGACGGCGTCATTTTGCAACCGGAGTACTTCCCTGCGCCCGGCTGGGAGAACGTCCCTATCGTCGCCGAGCTGGAGCAGCGGCTGCAGCTGCCCGTGCTGCTGGACAATGGCGCGAATACGGCCATCCGGGCCGAGGCCTGGGCGAACCGCTCCATGGACGTGCGCCACATGCTGTACGTTCATGTCGGGATCGGTCTCCGCTCGGCGATGATGTCCGACGGCAAGCTCATCTACGGAGCCGTCGACATGGAGGGCGCGCTCGGCCAAATGATCATTCAGGCCGACGGCATCCCTAACCGTTCCGCGAACGGCAATTACGGCTGCCTTGACTCCTATGCCACCATCTACGCGCTGGAGCGCGAGACGAACGCGATGCTTCGCATCGGCCGGCGCAGCCTGCTCGAGCATATCGTGCCCCGCGGGGAGCCCGCCGCGTTCCCGCATATTATCGAGGCGCTGAAGAAGCACGATCCGCTGGTCACCGAGCTGGTTACCCAAGCGGCAACCTACTTCGGCGTCGGGCTTGCCAACCTGCTCAATGTACTCCATCCGGAGCGCGTCGTGCTGGGCGGACCGTTCATGAATATTAACGATCTCTATTTCTATACCGCGACGCAGACAGCGATTCGCAAAACCTATCATTACCCGCAATATCAAGTCGTCTTTAGCAAGGGCAGCTACGGCGAAGAAGCCCTGGCCGTCGGCGGAGCGCTCATGGTGCTGGATCAACTGACGGCGCCCATCTCGCCTTCTCCGGCGATGCACATATAG
- a CDS encoding chromate transporter: MLWDLFWTFFKLGFVSFGGGYAMLPVIEHEALSRQWLTASQYTEAVALAGMAPGPIAMNSAVYVGYTAAGWPGSLMAAFGIALPSAIIMFAVATFFYRVYDNHWVQSALDGMKPAVVALIALAAVNMTRGAGYLDGWTVSSAWPVILFIAALFALIRLRLHPITVIILSGIAGMVIYG; this comes from the coding sequence ATGCTATGGGACTTATTTTGGACGTTTTTCAAGCTGGGCTTCGTGTCGTTCGGCGGCGGCTATGCCATGCTGCCGGTGATCGAGCATGAAGCACTGAGCCGCCAATGGCTGACCGCCTCACAATATACGGAAGCCGTCGCCTTGGCCGGCATGGCTCCCGGGCCTATCGCGATGAACAGCGCCGTATATGTCGGCTATACCGCGGCGGGATGGCCGGGCAGCCTCATGGCCGCGTTCGGCATCGCGCTGCCGTCAGCTATCATCATGTTCGCCGTTGCCACATTTTTCTATCGCGTGTATGATAATCATTGGGTGCAGTCCGCCTTGGACGGAATGAAGCCGGCTGTCGTGGCGCTGATTGCCTTGGCGGCAGTCAACATGACGCGTGGCGCAGGCTACCTGGACGGCTGGACCGTCAGTTCGGCCTGGCCGGTCATTTTGTTTATCGCAGCCTTGTTCGCACTGATTCGGCTTCGATTGCATCCAATCACGGTCATCATATTGTCTGGAATAGCGGGGATGGTAATCTATGGATAA
- a CDS encoding chromate transporter has product MSDTPLARKSPGYPALLLQLFITFLKIGPTTFGGGYAILPVIDREVTQKRQWLEAQEMGEITALSGAAPGGIGLNVAALVGYRIAGLPGLIAAITGIAMPTVLIMLALGMTAAWFRTNPYLQGALAGIKPTVIALIVYAAFRMGRDALRHVFGWTVSLLSVALLLWTPFNPIAVLAIGAAAGLVAEWFRHRRLRRHKDPYAASSLHPPSSSRQVKQEQG; this is encoded by the coding sequence ATGAGCGACACTCCGCTCGCCAGAAAATCACCGGGTTATCCCGCACTTCTTTTGCAATTATTTATTACGTTTCTCAAAATCGGCCCGACCACCTTCGGCGGCGGGTATGCAATTCTGCCGGTCATCGACCGGGAAGTGACCCAGAAGCGCCAATGGCTCGAGGCGCAGGAAATGGGGGAAATCACTGCCTTGTCCGGGGCCGCCCCCGGGGGGATCGGCCTGAACGTTGCCGCTCTTGTCGGCTACCGGATTGCAGGCCTTCCCGGTCTCATCGCAGCCATTACGGGCATTGCCATGCCCACCGTCCTCATTATGCTCGCGCTCGGGATGACAGCCGCCTGGTTCCGCACCAATCCTTACTTGCAGGGAGCACTTGCGGGCATTAAGCCGACAGTCATCGCCCTGATCGTATACGCGGCCTTCCGCATGGGGAGAGATGCCTTGCGCCACGTCTTCGGCTGGACGGTCTCCTTATTGTCCGTCGCCCTGCTGCTGTGGACTCCGTTCAATCCGATTGCCGTGCTTGCCATCGGAGCGGCTGCCGGCCTCGTGGCGGAATGGTTCCGGCACCGCAGACTACGGCGCCATAAGGATCCCTATGCCGCCTCTTCGCTCCATCCGCCTTCCTCCTCCCGGCAGGTCAAGCAGGAACAAGGATAG
- a CDS encoding arylsulfatase, producing MTVNETTRPNVLLITVDQMRFDCLSIAGHPLVETPNLDELARTGVRFDRAYTATPSCVPARAAIFTGQSQTSHGRVGYRDCVPWNYETTLPGEFASAGYHTQCVGKMHVYPARNLLGFHNVVLHDGYLHHNRNRNTPSQAHFDEVDDYVAWLRERVPGADLTDLGLDCNASTVARPWHLPEMLHPTNWTVTQSIDFVRRRDPGKPFFLWMSFVRPHPPFDPPQAYLDMYKDEEIPDPPVGDWADTADEAREGLSPITSRGIVPKRRLKQAMAAYYALITHLDHQIGRFLQVLDEYGELRNTVILFTSDHGELLGDHNLFRKSLPYEGSARVPFIVNDPGNRLGLKRGTVVEDVVEMRDIMPTLLDAAGVPVPAGVNGKSVLAAARGREREWREYLHGEHAQGMASTHWVTNGKEKFIWYSQTGVEQYFDLVHDPQELHNAIGDAAVQDRAAYWRQLLVRELKDREEGYSDGEKLITGCTPVACLSHIL from the coding sequence ATGACAGTCAACGAGACGACGCGTCCGAACGTTCTGCTAATCACGGTGGATCAAATGCGCTTCGATTGCCTGAGCATCGCCGGGCATCCGCTGGTGGAGACGCCGAACCTGGATGAGCTGGCCCGAACAGGCGTCCGGTTCGATCGCGCCTATACGGCGACGCCGTCGTGCGTTCCGGCGCGGGCGGCGATTTTTACAGGGCAGTCACAGACCTCCCATGGGCGGGTAGGTTACCGGGACTGCGTTCCCTGGAATTATGAGACGACGCTTCCGGGCGAATTCGCGAGCGCAGGCTACCATACCCAGTGTGTCGGGAAAATGCATGTCTATCCGGCGCGCAATCTGCTTGGCTTCCATAACGTCGTGCTGCATGACGGCTATTTGCATCATAACCGGAACCGCAATACGCCATCGCAGGCTCATTTCGATGAAGTGGATGATTATGTAGCCTGGCTAAGAGAACGCGTCCCAGGAGCCGATCTGACCGACCTCGGCCTCGATTGCAATGCTTCGACGGTGGCCCGTCCGTGGCATTTGCCCGAGATGCTGCATCCGACCAATTGGACCGTTACGCAGTCCATCGATTTTGTGCGGCGCCGTGATCCAGGCAAGCCGTTCTTCCTATGGATGTCGTTCGTGCGCCCGCATCCGCCATTCGATCCGCCGCAGGCGTATCTCGATATGTACAAGGATGAGGAGATTCCGGATCCGCCGGTCGGGGATTGGGCGGACACGGCGGATGAAGCACGGGAAGGGCTCAGCCCGATTACGTCCCGCGGCATTGTGCCGAAGCGGAGGCTGAAGCAGGCGATGGCCGCCTATTATGCGCTGATTACGCACTTGGATCATCAGATCGGCCGCTTCCTGCAAGTGCTGGACGAATACGGGGAGCTGCGGAATACGGTCATCCTGTTCACGTCCGATCACGGGGAGCTGCTGGGCGACCATAATTTGTTCCGCAAGTCGCTGCCGTATGAAGGAAGCGCCCGCGTGCCGTTCATTGTGAACGATCCGGGCAACCGTCTCGGCTTGAAGCGGGGCACGGTCGTCGAGGACGTCGTCGAGATGCGGGATATTATGCCGACGCTGCTCGATGCCGCAGGCGTGCCGGTGCCGGCGGGGGTAAACGGGAAGAGCGTGCTTGCGGCAGCGCGCGGCCGGGAGCGGGAATGGCGCGAATATTTGCACGGCGAGCATGCCCAAGGCATGGCTTCGACGCACTGGGTGACGAACGGCAAGGAGAAGTTTATCTGGTATTCCCAGACCGGCGTGGAGCAGTATTTTGATCTCGTCCATGATCCGCAAGAGCTTCACAATGCGATCGGCGATGCCGCCGTCCAGGACCGTGCAGCGTATTGGCGGCAGTTGCTCGTGCGGGAGCTGAAGGACAGGGAAGAAGGATACAGCGACGGGGAAAAGCTGATTACCGGATGTACGCCGGTCGCGTGTCTGTCTCATATTTTATAA